One window of the Methanomassiliicoccaceae archaeon DOK genome contains the following:
- a CDS encoding phosphoribosylanthranilate isomerase, whose amino-acid sequence MTLVKICGLTRPRDIEAVNALMPDMAGFVFYRPSRRCVTRETARELGSMLAPCIVKVGVFVDEDPLVIADLVGSGVIDAVQLHGVEDSAYIHGLRRLVDAPVIKTFLVRDVEDVEAANRSDADCILLDAGMGSGRTFDWSLLGGMERDYILSGGLNPGNIRDAVEMLHPYGVDVSSGVETDGRKDPSKMSTFLETVHRCTSSWARGPPPGVLGSIRHRRISELLGVCSSFCRWCPGAIHD is encoded by the coding sequence ATGACGCTGGTCAAGATCTGCGGACTGACCCGCCCCCGGGACATCGAGGCCGTCAACGCCCTGATGCCCGACATGGCAGGATTCGTGTTCTACAGACCGAGCCGCAGGTGCGTGACGAGAGAGACCGCCCGGGAGCTGGGCTCCATGCTCGCCCCATGCATAGTCAAGGTGGGTGTATTCGTGGACGAGGACCCGCTGGTGATAGCCGATCTCGTCGGATCCGGTGTCATCGACGCGGTTCAGCTCCATGGAGTGGAGGACAGCGCGTACATCCACGGGCTCAGACGTCTCGTCGACGCACCGGTGATCAAGACGTTCCTCGTCAGGGACGTCGAGGACGTCGAGGCCGCAAACCGCTCGGACGCGGACTGCATCCTCCTCGATGCGGGCATGGGCTCCGGCAGGACCTTCGACTGGTCGCTCCTGGGTGGCATGGAGCGGGACTACATCCTCTCCGGAGGACTGAACCCGGGGAACATCCGCGACGCGGTGGAAATGCTTCATCCCTATGGCGTCGATGTCAGCTCCGGGGTGGAGACCGACGGTAGGAAGGACCCCTCGAAGATGTCGACCTTCCTCGAGACCGTTCACAGATGCACATCATCATGGGCCCGAGGCCCTCCACCTGGAGTCCTTGGAAGCATCCGGCACCGGAGAATATCGGAACTGTTGGGAGTATGTTCATCCTTCTGTCGCTGGTGTCCAGGGGCAATCCATGATTAA
- a CDS encoding ATP-binding cassette domain-containing protein yields MLCIEGLSKTYRGGKKAVSDLSLEVRPGEIHAFIGRNGAGKTTTLRAVVGLMDFDEGTITIDGHSIRDEPVLCKKSFAYVPDNPDLYDYISGMQYLDFVCDVYGVSEKDRRERIDGLSAAFGLQNELGNMIGSYSHGMKQKLAIIGALSHDPKLLILDEPFVGLDPESTHVLKTMMRRMCDSGCAVFFSTHVLDVAERLCDTVSVIKSGRLVASGSMIDVRGEGTLEDAFLELMADGQRCGFSFEDTALRGAASGNDLSQRGWKPRCPDLSGVGRCGGPRLRLHDVHVHELPCFGGIRRTSPARDRFRVHVGGSWDLILQGIPCIRVR; encoded by the coding sequence ATCCTCTGCATAGAGGGTTTGTCCAAGACGTACAGGGGCGGCAAGAAGGCCGTGTCCGACCTCTCTCTGGAGGTGCGTCCTGGAGAGATACACGCGTTCATCGGACGCAACGGAGCCGGAAAGACCACGACTCTCAGAGCCGTTGTCGGACTGATGGACTTCGACGAGGGGACCATCACAATCGACGGACACTCCATCAGGGATGAGCCCGTCCTGTGCAAGAAGTCGTTCGCTTACGTTCCGGACAATCCCGACCTCTATGACTACATCTCCGGGATGCAGTACCTGGACTTCGTCTGCGACGTTTACGGTGTGTCAGAGAAGGACCGTCGCGAGAGGATTGACGGACTGTCTGCCGCGTTCGGGCTCCAGAACGAGCTGGGCAACATGATCGGCTCCTACAGCCACGGCATGAAGCAGAAATTGGCGATAATCGGCGCCCTTTCACACGATCCCAAACTTCTGATCCTGGATGAACCGTTCGTCGGCCTCGACCCCGAATCAACCCACGTCCTGAAGACCATGATGCGCAGGATGTGCGATTCCGGATGCGCGGTGTTCTTCTCCACCCACGTCCTTGATGTGGCCGAGAGACTTTGCGACACAGTTTCCGTGATAAAATCGGGAAGACTGGTCGCATCCGGGAGCATGATTGATGTCCGCGGGGAGGGAACCCTCGAAGACGCTTTCCTGGAGTTGATGGCCGATGGCCAGCGATGTGGCTTCTCTTTTGAAGATACAGCTCTCCGAGGAGCTGCGTCTGGGAACGATCTCTCACAGAGGGGCTGGAAGCCGCGATGCCCTGACCTATCTGGCGTCGGTCGTTGTGGTGGCCCTCGTCTTCGGCTTCATGATGTACATGTTCATGAACTCCCTTGCTTCGGCGGGATACGTCGAACAAGTCCCGCTCGTGACCGCTTTCGTGTCCATGTCGGCGGCTCTTGGGATCTCATTCTTCAGGGGATCCCATGCATTCGTGTTCGGTGA
- a CDS encoding tryptophan synthase subunit alpha, producing MTDHTHDLERVFSHRAFIPFVTCGDPDIETTEGLVRAMAEAGADLIELGIPFSDPIAEGPVIQGADVRALSSGVTTDDIFDMAERVRTDLDVPMLVMTYINPVFVYGPDMFLERCRRAGICAIIVPDMPYEQKQDLQPYCTKHGVKLISMIAPTSEDRISMIASEAEGFIYIVSSMGVTGVRTSFSSNLEEMVAAVRRATDIPCAIGFGISTPEQARRMTDFADGAIVGSAIVRIIAEHGRDSVPYVAEYVRNMRAELDRA from the coding sequence ATGACTGACCACACCCACGACCTGGAGAGGGTGTTCTCGCACAGGGCGTTCATACCGTTCGTCACCTGCGGCGACCCGGACATCGAGACCACGGAGGGTCTTGTGAGGGCCATGGCCGAGGCGGGTGCCGACCTGATCGAGCTGGGAATCCCGTTCTCGGACCCCATCGCGGAGGGTCCCGTCATCCAGGGGGCGGACGTCAGGGCGCTGTCCTCCGGAGTCACCACCGACGACATCTTCGACATGGCCGAACGCGTGCGCACCGACCTGGACGTCCCGATGCTTGTGATGACGTACATCAACCCGGTATTCGTCTACGGTCCGGACATGTTCTTGGAGCGCTGCCGCAGGGCGGGTATATGCGCGATCATCGTCCCGGACATGCCGTACGAGCAAAAGCAGGACCTCCAGCCGTACTGCACAAAGCACGGCGTCAAACTCATCTCCATGATAGCGCCCACGTCCGAGGACAGAATCTCGATGATCGCCTCGGAGGCTGAGGGCTTCATCTACATCGTGTCGTCCATGGGGGTCACAGGCGTCCGCACATCCTTCAGCTCCAACCTGGAGGAGATGGTCGCCGCCGTCAGGAGGGCGACGGACATCCCCTGTGCCATCGGGTTCGGGATCTCGACCCCCGAGCAGGCCAGGAGGATGACGGACTTCGCCGACGGAGCAATCGTGGGCTCCGCGATCGTGAGGATCATCGCCGAGCACGGGAGGGACTCCGTTCCGTATGTGGCGGAGTACGTCAGGAACATGAGGGCGGAGCTGGACAGAGCCTGA
- a CDS encoding helix-turn-helix domain-containing protein, translating to MDESDPANEYNRSLVDCLSDPYRCQLFVEILRGTCSKASELHMKCPNIPRATMYRHLKRLTEDGLIEVVDEVKKRGTVERTYAPVRRVFEDMESALRENPSEMYYSMFLQFVLSFVQQFREYCDDPDADLARECGFSMGPVLATDEEINGALREVADIIRRLGENQPAEGRKYHTVGLILSPPHS from the coding sequence ATGGACGAATCCGACCCCGCGAATGAGTACAACCGCAGCTTGGTCGACTGCCTGTCCGACCCGTACAGATGCCAGCTGTTCGTGGAGATCCTTCGTGGAACATGCTCCAAGGCCAGCGAACTCCACATGAAATGCCCCAACATCCCCCGTGCGACGATGTACCGCCATCTCAAACGCCTCACTGAGGACGGACTGATAGAGGTGGTAGACGAGGTCAAGAAGCGCGGTACGGTGGAACGCACCTATGCTCCCGTCAGAAGGGTCTTCGAGGACATGGAATCAGCCCTCCGGGAAAACCCTTCGGAGATGTACTACTCCATGTTCCTGCAGTTCGTACTGAGCTTTGTGCAACAGTTCCGCGAGTACTGCGACGATCCCGATGCGGACCTAGCCCGCGAATGCGGATTCTCCATGGGCCCCGTGCTCGCCACCGACGAGGAAATCAACGGTGCCCTGAGGGAGGTCGCGGACATCATCAGAAGACTCGGTGAGAACCAGCCTGCTGAGGGTCGCAAGTACCACACTGTCGGCCTCATCCTATCCCCTCCGCATTCCTGA